A stretch of DNA from Phocoena sinus isolate mPhoSin1 chromosome 5, mPhoSin1.pri, whole genome shotgun sequence:
CGATAAGCTGCGAGCACCACGGGGAGGCCGCCTGGCGCCCCCGCCCGGGGACCGTCCTCTGAGAATGCTCGGGACCCCCTGCCTCACGCTCAGGTCTGCGCCCCGGCGCCTTCCCAGTGTTTCCCTTGACACACGAACTGCAGTGTGAGCGGCGCCATCTTCTAGAACTGCCGCATGTCCAGGAATAAGACAAGACAGGCCTGTTTTTAAGAAcggtaacacacacacacgactgtCAGTTGCCGAACTCTCGATCCTGTGAGACATGGAGCGTTTGATGAGTAAAGTGCTGTGTCCGCGGGCGTCGTGTCCACCGCACCCTGTTGAGATGTGAAATTAAACAGAAACCTCAACGTGCCTACTGGTGTCTCAGCGTCGCACGGAACGCGGCCAGGCTCCGCCTTTGGGGGGTGTACCAGGTGCTACCGCCAATTTTGACAGACTTAAAAAACTTGAAATTCACTTCTGGGGGAAGATACTGAAATGTAGATTTGAGAATTGCTGGTTGCGGGGAAATAGGATTTAAGGTCGGAAGTTGTGTTTGGAAGATTGTGTATGagtatttttgtattaaaaaatttaaaggcttTTTTCTTTATGTGGAATTGCATTTTGAAGTTTGGGTCTCTCTTCCATTCCCCcagtcccttttctttctttctttttttttggtcgcgctgtgccgcatgcgggatcttagttccccgaccagggacggCACCTacgccccctgcagcggaagcaccAGGGGAGTCCCGCTGCCAGTCACTGAGTTGTCTGTCACTCTGGAGCGTCTGGCGCAGTCCCCTGACATCTGGGGAGGCCAGCGCGGCCTTGGAAGCACAGCAAGTATCGTAGACAGTGCGTGTCGTTCTGATTTGGGGAAAAGgctttttttcctgttataaTTTGGTTCCCCAACCCCCGTTAAAGGTGACAGAGTCGGCAGAGGAAGCCGCAGACCCTTCTCAGCCCCGGAGGTGGTTGAGCCCCAGGCCCCTCTGACGTGCTCCCCACGCCCGCGTCATCCAGGAGTGACCCCTGGGCTGACCCCAACGTCACCCACCCAGAGACGGGCTGGGGCCCCAGAGCAGAGAGGTCGAGCTGGCTGGAAACACAGCTCTGGTGCTTCTTCTTTAGAAAAGCTAAACTTTAATTAGGTAGTTTTTACAATGAAAACAGGTACCCAAGGACTGGTCTTAAATGCTCACAACGGTacaaaagacaaatagaaaacctGTGGGTGGTGAGCGTGTCCTGGCATCCCCCATCCCTGGGCACTGGCGGCCGTCCCCGCCCCGTTCTCAGACACACCAGGCGCCACCTTTGGTCCCTCAGCCGCGCGGGCGGGGAGGGGGATGCACGAGCAAGAAAGGCCCTCTCTCGCACTCAGCGGGACTGAAGAAAACACGAGAAAAGGCGGAAGTCTAACGGGCAGAGCTGGCGCCAAGATTAGGAAGTTACACCTCTCGGGGCTAAGTTTAGCATTCAGAACTGTAACACCGAATGCAGAGAAGTGTCTGAAGTCACACAAAAGGGACCCATGTTAAAATTTAGAAAGTCCAAAACACCCCAGAGAAACTGAATCCAGAGCTCAAGTGGGCTGGGCCTCGCTGGCACGGCGGCGGCCTAGGACGCGTTGGCCATGGGCTTGTACTTCTTGAAGCGCGTCCACTGGCCCGTGGCGTAGTTCATCTCGAAGACCGTGTCCACCAGCATGGTGGTGCTGCCCTGGCCGTCCGACTTGGGCAGGTCCTCTGTGTGCTCGCTCAGCTTGATCTGGATCACGTCGCCCTGCTCCTGGCACGGGTTCTCTGAGGGGGGCAGGGGCCGCTTGGGCGGGGGCCTGGGGGCGCGGGGGCATCCCCCAACTCCCGCAGGACCcgggccccccaccccccagggccgGCCGCGGACCCACCTCGGGAGCCAGCCATGAAGCCCAGGATGAGGGCCTTCTCGGGCCGTGTGACCTTGTTGGCCGTCTTGAACATCTCCTGCGCGGCAAACATCTGCTCTCTCTGCGGTGGAGGAGCAGGGCTGGGTGCTGGGCCCTGCCGGCGCCCCTGCTGCGGGCGGggccgcacacacacacaccccaccccaccccacccccgccccacacacCTACCGTGAGTGACAGGTTCTTCTTGGGCTGCTGCTGGGCggggggctgggcctgggcctggggggcCACCATGGCCACCGGAGGCGTCTGGGTGGCGGGGGCGATGGCCGGGGGCGTGGTGGGCGTCAGGGGCGAGGTGGGCGCCGCAGGTGTGGGCGCTGCAGGGCTGAGGCCGCTGTTGTACAGGGGCGCCCTCTGCTTGAACTGTGCCGGCAGCGCGGGGCTGGGGGCGCTGGGCTCCTCGGGGGGCCGGCTGGCCTGCAGGCTGGCTTCCCGGGCAGGCGGGGCTGCAAGCAGAGCGAGGCCTGGGGGGCGGCCGGCAGGGCCAGGGACCCCACCTCCGAGAGAAGTGCCTGGGCCCTCCTGCCCGCAGCTGGGGTGCGAGCCCCGGGCGGCGCCTCTGGGCACGGGGCACATGCCCCCGAGAGCCCCAGCCGGGAGCCAGAGGGCTCAGGCCTTCTGAGACCAGCAGGTAAGACGTCCAGGTGCTAGTGGGCTCCTGGGTGCTGGCGAGGGGACGGAGGGCTGCTTCCTGGAGCCCAGCAAGCCTACCTGACCCCCAGGCCCTCTCTGGCCACCCTCTCCCCGAGGCCAAGCTCCCCCGCCCCGGGCAGGCGACGCTGAGCCCGGGGAGCAAACGCCTCGGAGCAGAACCCACGGATCCCCCTCTACCTTTCCTTCCGCGCCTCCTTTCTCAAACTGTAGGGCTACGTGAGGACCCCGGACCCTGAGGCACCGCAACCTCAGCAGCCCGCCTCCCGCTCACACACTGGGCCTCACGCCTGGCACCGCACAAGGGGCGCTGCCTGTCTGGCCCCGTGAAGGGCAAAGCAGCTGAAACCCCTGGGTTTACTTCTCGAAGCTCGTGCTGGGCAAGAGGGTCTTCCGGCCCCGGCGGTACCAGCAGAGGTCCTGACACCCAAGGAAGCACCACGTGGGCGAGTCCTGGGAAGATGCTGCTCCCTGCCTGGTAGGTGCTGGCCGCTCTGGGTGCCCGCTCACCTGGCGGGGCCTCGGAGCTGGGGATGTAGGATGAGGCAGGGACCACACTGGGTGTAGCCGGCAGGTAGCTCGTGGACGGCAGTGCAGGCTCGTTGTTCAGAGACCCGAGTTTCTAGAAGACAGAGACCGTGGTTCCTCTCAAAAGCAGCCCGGGGGCTCAGCGTGAGCCTCTCCCAGTCCTGGATGGGGCCGGCTCCTCTGTGGGCCTCAGCGTCTCGGCCCAGCGTGAACCCGAACCTCCAGCCCCACAGGAGGGCCCCCACCCCCCGGAGCAGGACCGGGGGCACTGCTGTCCCCAGGGATGGAGACTGCTCCAGGCCAGGAGCCCCGTGCTCAGCAGTGCTGGGCCCCAAGCATccggccccgccgccgcccccatCCTGGAGCTGCCTTGTTGGGAGGGCGCGGGGTGGGGCGAGGCTGTCCCTGTTTGGTTAGGGACCCTCCCAATCCAGCCATATTTGAggtaagaagaaatttttttttttaaaccacaaaagCATATGAGAAAAGGAAGACACTCCTTTCAATAAAGTAAGAAAACACAGCTCTGCAATGAGAAGTTTCCCACCACCCAAAAATGACCGACGTGACACACGGCGCCTGGCTGCCCAGCCCCTCCAGGCAGGCCGCACCGGCAGCGAGGGGCCTCCCGCAAGGCCGCCCTACCACCCCTGCGGGACAGGGGACGCCGAGGAGCCCTGAGCGCGTGGCGCTGTCCAAACCTGGGCCCGCGGGCACGCCAGCGCCCCGCCGCGCCACCTCTTCTGCGTGTGTCCACGTACATACGTGTGCATCCACGCGTGTGCTCCCACGGAACGTGCCTCCGCGGCTAACGCTGGGAATGGGGGCACGTGCTCCGGCCGCCCGCcgccctgcagccctcacctgTGTGGACACCAGGCCGGCCGCGTAGTCGGGGGTGGCGTTCTCCACGACCGTCTCTTCCTTGGCTGGCTTCTCCACCGTCTCCGCGTCTGCGGTCAGAGCACAGGCCTCAGCGCCCCGGGCGGCGGCCCTCCCGGCCCGAGGCGGCGGTGACTCTGAGGACAGGTCTGCCCCGCAGGCTCGCCCCTCTCCAGCCGGAGGCGGTCTCGGTCTCGGCAGACGAGAGACCAGGGCCTCCGCGGGCGGACAGGCCCCAATACGCACCCAgggtcttcctcctcctcttggcCTCCCGGCCGGCCCCGACCATATCGAGCTCGGAGATGTCGAGGAGCTGCCGACACAGACAGAAGCCCACCCTCAGCCCCGCGGAAGGAGCGCGGCTGGTCCCGTGCGGGCGGGGCTGCCAGGGGACACGCCCACCTTCACGCCCCTCTCCTTCCGCAGGGGCGTCCTGGACGGCGGGATGGCAGTGCGGTTCCCCGCGGGGCTGAAGACGCTGGGGGCGGTGGGGCTTCGGAAGGGCGCCTGCTTCGGGATGCCTTTGAGCGGGGCTGCGGAGAGGATGGGCCGTCAGGGGGCCTCGCAGAGCGGCTACTCGGCCACCGCCGCGTATTCCGCTTGCCCGTCTCTGCCAGAGCCGCCCCTGCCGGCCTGCCAAGTGCTCCCCCGAAGTGCTGCGCCTCCGCGAGGGCAGGTGCCAGGGGCACCTCCCTGTGCCCAAGCACCGGGGCATCGGGTCGGCCCGCCCACGCCGTGGCAACCAGCGACACCACAGCCAAACTGACGTCTCTGCCCAAGTTGCCAAACCAACAGAGACGCCACACCTGCACCCATCGACCGTAACACACCGAGTCCTTTATCACCACAGACAGGACTCTcagcttccatttctttcttgcaCCTCGGGGTTAACAGATGTGTTACAGGCTAGAGGCCCCACGCTGCAGCCAGAAtcaccctccctcttcccctgggCCCGGTCCCTCATCTCTCTCAAGGGGAAGGCACCTGACACATGAGGAACGGCTCCTTCTGAAGGGGGCCTGGCCCCTTCCCCAGGCATCCAGTGCCTCCCCATTCCTGCCACTGGGGCCCGCCCCAGTGCTCAGCGAGCAGACACCAGGGCTGACTCACACCAAGATCATGTACGGCATCCCAGGCCCGGTGCACAGGTGGCCCCTTGGCACGGCCAATGGGACAGGGCAGGGAAGCAGGAAGCACCCCTGAACCACACCGTGGGCACGCTGGGTCGGGGCGCCCGGCCGGAGTGTGGAAAGGAAGGTGAGGGGAGCTTTGTCAGGGGGACTGGCACgtggggggcaggcagggacATTACAGTGAGGGCCCCATGTCAACCTGATGCACTTCCAGGGGCACCCGGGGCAACAGCGGGCCCTGAGGAGACGGGACCGGGCCCCCCCACCACCACAGTGCCGAGTCGGCCGACACCAAGACGGCAGCTCCCACCTGAGTGCTGTGGGCCCCGCAGGGAGGACCCCCACGAGCCCCCTCAGGCTCCTGTGGCAGCCTGGCTGCAGCTCTCACCGACCCACCTGCCCTGTCCGGTCGGCCCTGGGCCTGGGCAgcgtggggtgggcagggagcaaGAGGTGCGCTCCGGCCCCGAGGGAGGGACGAGGGCGCAGACCCGACGACACGACGGCGGCCCGGTCAGCCTCGAGCTTGCAGAGCCCTCGCCCCACGGAGAACCTGGGGCGGGCACGGGGCCGCAGGCGGCAGGACCTGGGGCGGAGGCGGCGGCCCATGCCCTCCACGGCCATAAGGATGAGCGAGAACCGAGACTGAGCGTCTCCCTCCAATCCCGGTCTTTCCTCATCTCAGGCGGAGCCTTCCGGACCCTCCGTAAGCGGAAGAGCCCCCCTCATTTCACACAACAGAGCCGGCAGCACCGCAGGGCCCGTGGCCCAGTCAGGTCAAAGTTCAACGACTGTGCTCCCGAGGAAGGGCGAGCCCTCCCCTCCGACCCCGCAGCGGCCCGGCCTTACTCGTGGTGTCCATCTTCCGCAGCAGCCCCCGGCCCTTGGCATGGAAGGGCACCCCCGCACTCCTCTTCAGCTGCTGGGCGGTCTCGGTGGCTGTAAGACAAGGTGGCCTGCGTCAGTGCCCACCGATGACAGCGCCTCCATCCGTGGGATTTACAAAGAAGGTCGAGTTGTAAGGACTGGAGCACAAACGCTCGCTTGTCTGCTTTCAAACTTACAACTATGCTTTCTGTGtagggcagcggtccccaacctttttggcaacAGGGACCGGTttcggtttcgtggaagacaatttttcctcGTACTGGGGTTGGCgggggatggttcaggaggtaaCGCGAGCGGCGGGGAGCGGcggatgaagcttcgctcgctccttcgcccgccgctcacctcctgctgcgcAGCCCGGCTCCTAACAGCCCGTGGTACCGGGCCGTGGCCCCGGGGTTGGGGACGCCTGGTGTAGAGAACTACACTTGCAGCAAGTAGGGCCCTGGAGGCTGCACCTCCCGGGGTGGGGTGCGGGAGGGGCCCCGATGAAGCGTCCTCACTGGTGGGTGGTCGCCTGGCACAACCTCACCCTTCCCTTCACAGAAGCATCAACGCGAGGCAGGAAACAAGCTCGGGGAGGGACGGAGCCCCACGCCCACCCGGCACCAGGTTCTGccgtggggggctgggggcccggGCCGCGCACTGCCAGTTCCATGAAGCCACAGCGCAGGGCTGACCCCAGGACGCTGTCCATCCGGAACCGAGAGTCACGATGGCTGCTGTGTTTTATTGGGGTTCTTTGAAAACAGGGCATTTATACGGGTTATTAATACCAACACCATAGCCACTTGCAGTAAAAGTTCTGCTACCAGTCAAAGGAATCCATTTCCTGGCCTTTTTCCGAGCAAGTATCGTCCATGTACATTTTAGAAACCActactttaaaaaacatgaataaaatgacCAAACATCTTTAAAGCCAAATTGAGATCATCTGCAAGAATGTGGCAGGGCTACGGGAGTTAGGACCCAGCCTCTCCAATCTCTTCCAGGCTGCCTGTCTCATCACCTGTGTGACTCAGTTGGTACAGATTTCATTTTTGGAACAaagattacaaatattttaaccTGAAAATTCGGAAGTTTCTAAAGTAGATTTTTAGAACACACAGTTTAGCATAGCAATCAAtaaatttctaataaaaaaaaaactacgtaGAACTCTTGTCTTTAAAAGACAGTTAAGTACcataaaacctaaaaagaaatctaaaaataaaaactacagacaTGGAACAAAAGCATGATTTGCTCGGCAGTCAGTTTTCCCAAATCTGCTGGACCTTCCAGGCCGGGCAAGGCAGCCCCCGCTGAGGAGGGTCCCCACGAGTCACAGTGCCCCCTAGGCCAGGCGCACCCGCCCCACACCCGCGTGCCGACAGCGGGACTCACATTTCTGCAGGAGCTCGGCCCTCAGCGTGGCACTCTTCGGCTTCCTTTTCAACTGAAAATGTTTCACTGGGGGAGTGAGGGGCCCAGCGAGGGTCGTCAGGGCGTTTTTATTCAAGTACTGGCACTCCAGCGGGAGCATGGCCGACGCCTCACACTCGTTCACTGCTCGTTCGAGAACCAACACGTTAGGAGGTGCATTTCCCTTACACAGGCCCGATTTTCACCGCGAATATGAAAACGCACAGTTTCCTGTTTATAGCAGTGGAGCTTCTGCTTCGatctcaaaacagaaaacaagtatcCACTGCCTGCCTGCCAAAGGCCACAGTCAAGGCCACCAACCTGGGCCAAAGGTCAAGGACAGGACAGGAGGGCTCAGCAGAATCCCCGTGGAGCTTTTTAAAGGCAGAAGCACCCGGGCCCCACCACAGATGTCCATCAGCTACGTTTGGAAGGGGCTCTGTGCACCCCTAGAGCAAGCACTGTAGGAAGGGGAAGCCCGTGGCCATCCTGGGTTCCCCCTCAGTCCCCACGGCCCCCACAGATGGTTTCTCCTGGACCCTCTGAATCCTGGCCCTCACAAGAAGCACCCAGGCACGTTCCCCACGTCTGTGGGTTTACCAGGCAGTTAGAGCTCGGGAGAAGGCCCTGGGTGGGGAGCAGACACCAGTGCCACCGCTGTTCTTCCTGCCCCCGGGAGGCACGCCCAGAAGCCCCTGGGTAGAAGACAGAGCAGGCCCCTCCCACCAGAGAGAGGACACCCAGGAGGGCGTGGACCTGTCTGGACCCTCATCCAGCTAATCACCAGGACAGAAACATCTTGGGTTTGCGTTCCAATGCTCTGGAAGCATCCATGTAGCTTGTGGGCAGTTACAAGACAAGCGAAAGCCTACAGAGTAAAAGCGATCATCTCGCAGTTAAGAAGAGGCACTGGCAACCACCCCTGGGGACGGCCAGGCCACTGCCCCTGCGGGACcgcaggggcacaggttccatcttTAAAGGGCTGCAGTTCCAATTCTCCAAACTAGGAGAGGAATTCCGGGGAGGAACAGACCTTCCCATCTTTATATGTTCTAAGTGGTTTTCAGTTCGTGTTCCAGACAAGTAAACTGCTGATATTTTCAACACACAGTTATGAGCATCTACTCCATGCCAGGGAACGTTCTAGGCTCTGAGTGGGCAGAGCCCgtgccctcatggagctgagTGCGGAGAGGGGTGCGTGAATGTGAAAGATAAAGCACGGACAGTGAGGAGGGAGCCTCTGGGCTGCTCCTGTCAAAGACTGGCCAGAAGCCAGCCAGCAGCGCCCGGGGCAGGGGTGCACGGATACAGCCAGCACTACACAGCACGGCACGTGACACTCTCGAAGTCAAACTCATGTTACAAAAGAGGGTTTAAAGGACGACCCATCTCCCTCCACCCAGCGTAAAGCAAACACACCCAACCTACCCTTTTCTCTAAGTTCTCCTAAAATATCCTGAACGTTGGGATTCTGCTCTTCGAGGTCAAGGTTAAGAGATCCGGTGTCAGGAAAGGACTTCAGAATGTCGGCCACCATGAGAACCCAGGGGTCCGAGTCCAGGGTGGCGAGCTGGATGATCTCTGTGAGGGCACCCTTCATCTGCCGGGAGAGGAGAGATGGCAGTCCTTGTCGCCGACCCCACCCTGCCACCCCTGGCTCAGGCCTGCGGGGCGCACCTTTGCTCGTTCAGACACGGGAAGGAGCCCCCTTCAAGCCCGCCGGAGCTTCTGCGCGCACGGGGCGGGGCCCAGCCTCTTCAGCCACCGCCCCCATGCCGGCCCCGCCCTCAGGAGagccacacccacacacacccccccccacccccccccccccccaccccccgccgcatGCCCACACCTCGCCGGCTGCCCGCGCATCTCCCCACCGCCATCCGGTGCAGCGGCCCGGCAAACAGAAGGGCCGCCCAGGATGGGGGGGCCGTTCCCGCCCCCTACTGGGGAACCTGCCACTGGGGCGTCTGGGGTGTGGGGAGCGGTGTGGGGAGCACCGGGGTGGGCAGGCCAACGCCGCGGCTCGGCACCTGCGGCGGCTGGGAAGGGACTGGGTACGGAAGGCCGCTGGGAGAACAGGGCCAAGTCCCCACACGCCCCATGGCCATGTGACGGGCTCACGTGACAGAGGAGAGCCCGCAGGAGGCCGGTCCCCCCCGAGGACCTGGCTCCGGGGACAGGCCGTGGCCGGCGTGTCTGCTGCGCTCGAGGTGCCGCTTCCTCCCACAGGTTCAAGTGGCCACAGCGGCCCGCGGTCACCGCTGCTTAAGGCCCAGACGCGGGCCCAAGCCTGAACACGGCCCCCCTCACACCTGCCCTCTCCCACCCAAGCTCCTGGTCCACCTGTCACCCCTCACCTGGCAGCTCCCCCTCGCCTGCGCTGATACATCCATCCCCTCAGGCTCTGGCTGAACCCTCATGCCCAGCTTCCCACCACCCTCAGGAATCAGGATCCCCTCACCTGCCCCGGAAGCCCCGGCCCGCCTCCGGCGGTGGTCCAGACGGAATGCCTGGCTGAGCCCCGCATCCCCCCAGGCCCACGCGCAGCCGAGGTCGAAGCGTCAAGGCTCTGGCATTCCCGCCTGAGGCTGGGTGCCTCCCCTTGGCCAAGCACAGGGCCGGGTGCCAGCTGACCCAACTCTAAAAGGCTGTCTCTTGAAATACATGGAAATAAGTTCTTTTGACGTGTGGCAAAAATGGTAAACGCTTATTTACTTTTAACGTTTGTGCTGGGGGCTTTTTTGATGTTTTAGAAGGATGAGCCCGTCTACCACCTTCCCCCCTTGTATTTAGCTGAGCTATCAACTCTTTcctacattaaaaacaaaaggccaacagtgagaggccggtgtaccgcaaaaacaaaaccaaaaggcacgaaatgaaaaacaattttatcTGTCACTTACTATGAGTTAAAGAGTGAAAACGTGTCCCTGGCAAACTAAAGTTATATGAAAAACATAACAAAGAAGCCCCCCCTCATACCTAAGTCCCAAACTAAGTAGCTCCACACAGATGGCAGGCTGCGCCCTCGGCAGTCACCCCAGAGCATTAGGaacaagagacacacacacactgcgcGTGAGGGGACGCCCAggtgatggggaggggggagcctgCAAATGGAACTGAGGTGGCCCAGCAGGAGGAGCTACCTCCCACGTCCGAGCCCAGAACTGCAGAGAGGGCCAAGGGGCAGGGGACCTGCAGCCCTCTGACGCTGCCTGGGGCAGGGCGCAGGCTGTAAGATGGTGCGGCCATTGGAGAAGCCATCTGGCGCTTCCCCAGAAGGACAGACGGGCagctccctggtggtctagtggttcgGACTCTGTGTTTGCACAGCTGAggcacgggttcaacccctggccggggaactgagatccacaAGGCCGCGCggccaaatttaaaagaaaaatgacagataaCCACGTGAGCTAACAACTCCACTCCCAGGTACAGACCCAAAAGAACCGAAAACGTACGTCTACCCGAAAACTCACACGCGAATGGCTGGCTGTATTCGTAACAACCCCAAAGTGGAAGCAACTCCAAGgccatcatctgatgaatggatgaccaaaatgtggtttatctatacaaagaaacattatttggcaataaaaagacaCACGACGTGACGATGTGGTGAACCGTGAAACATGAAGCTCTGTGAAAGCAGCCAGACCTGAGAGAGCACACGCCGGATGGCTCTGTGCGTGTGAAACGTCCAGGACAGGTCACCCACAGGCCCGGGGGGTGGGACGGTggtcctggggctggggtggggacagggagtGACTGCCAGTGAGCTAGGGGTTTCCTTCGCAGAGAGACGAAAACGTTCTGGTGTCAGGAAGTGGCAATGACCTGAAATCTGATGCACCGTGATGTACCATAACCACggatttgtacactttaaaagaatgaatcCTATGCGAATATCTCAGTTTGAGAAACTGTATGAGGAAAAAAACAGGGGGCCATAAGGCAAGCTGCAGACGTCTCCCAAGTTGGCGTCACACCTGGGCTCCTGCCTGGAGGCGGGAGTGTCCCTGGCCCTGGTTGGGCACCATGTTCCCAGATGTCAGAAGTCCGGGTGCCCAGGAAGCACAGCTGAGCTGTCTCTGGAGGGGGCAGCCTGGCAGTGGGCCGGCAAGGGCAGGCCTGTGACCAAGGGACGGTCCTTGTCACCTGGAACACGGCTCTGGCCCTCCCTGACACGGAGCTCCTGTAAAAGCTGGGCCAGGAAGCATGTGCTTCAGTTCAGAGGAGTCACAATAGTGGAGGAACCAGCAGACAAGGAACCGAGAGTCAAACGGAAAGAGGACAGGACAGAAAACACCAATAACCGCTAGACACGCTTCTACTGAGCACACGACGCTTATGACCAGGTAGAGCGCCATGACTTTTTAAACTCTCTAAACTAAGGACATAAAGCAGAGAAATGAGCTCAAGACACAGCAAGACAACAAGAGgtaacaaaatcaataaaaagacCATACCTCAAAATAGACTGAAGACGTCACTAAATCTCTAAGAATGCATTACAATGACAAGGAGCCCCCCAAAATGCTTGAATGGATGACAAGGTGTATGGTGCTTTCAATACCATAAAGACAGACACTTTCCCTCAGTAATCTGTAAGTCTAGGGTGATCCCACTCAAGttgcagaaatattttcttcacagAACTGGACAATCTGATTCTAAACTTCCTATgagaaaagcaataaacaaaaataagaaaaaaaattttttttaaggtaacaaGAGGAAGATCGATTTTACCAGACATTAAAATTACAAATGCCACCTGATTAAATACGTTCCTTACCTCTCACTTTATT
This window harbors:
- the NELFA gene encoding negative elongation factor A — protein: MASMRESDTGLWLHNKLGATDELWAPPSIASLLTAAVIDNIRLCFHGLSSAVKLKLLLGTLHLPRRTVDEMKGALTEIIQLATLDSDPWVLMVADILKSFPDTGSLNLDLEEQNPNVQDILGELREKVNECEASAMLPLECQYLNKNALTTLAGPLTPPVKHFQLKRKPKSATLRAELLQKSTETAQQLKRSAGVPFHAKGRGLLRKMDTTTPLKGIPKQAPFRSPTAPSVFSPAGNRTAIPPSRTPLRKERGVKLLDISELDMVGAGREAKRRRKTLDAETVEKPAKEETVVENATPDYAAGLVSTQKLGSLNNEPALPSTSYLPATPSVVPASSYIPSSEAPPAPPAREASLQASRPPEEPSAPSPALPAQFKQRAPLYNSGLSPAAPTPAAPTSPLTPTTPPAIAPATQTPPVAMVAPQAQAQPPAQQQPKKNLSLTREQMFAAQEMFKTANKVTRPEKALILGFMAGSRENPCQEQGDVIQIKLSEHTEDLPKSDGQGSTTMLVDTVFEMNYATGQWTRFKKYKPMANAS